The Plectropomus leopardus isolate mb chromosome 7, YSFRI_Pleo_2.0, whole genome shotgun sequence genome window below encodes:
- the LOC121945671 gene encoding uncharacterized protein LOC121945671 — translation MASTPSASALSAVLRCRGNIWTRNPPTKRPATSAYSLSGSPAERARSNQATAWEAFLQGDRVLVGRRLAVAYESPRGDDGRVLREKHCRENNNLCHQKLSQSAGDARSAAPGVQNALVRQLVRRLTGRDKCSQIIQKIKHETGATHICKIVFGQETSEVPAGVLKVSLTSSCLAGKAGENPSYVLPGWSTLRSTCVSLTALVSELMLQKLVELWRSCSSPDDAPQHQDTRDNVLKANRQIHRSTDLSSAKENSGQMIPKDRPD, via the exons ATGGCTTCCACGCCCTCCGCCTCTGCCCTGTCTGCTGTTCTCCGGTGTCGGGGAAATATCTGGACCAGGAATCCGCCGACCAAGCGGCCTGCCACCTCTGCGTACAGCCTCAGCGGGTCACCGGCTGAGCGTGCCCGGTCAAACCAGGCGACAGCGTGGGAGGCTTTCCTGCAAGGAGACCGCGTCCTGGTGGGAAGAAGATTGGCTGTTGCGTACGAGTCGCCCCGAGGGGATGATGGTAGAGTGTtgagagaaaaacactgcagggaAAACAACAACTTATGTCACCAGAAACTTTCGCAATCTGCAGGGGACGCGCGCTCGGCTGCGCCTGGTGTCCAAAACGCGCTGGTGCGTCAGCTGGTACGCAGACTGACTGGAAGAGACAAATGCTCTCAAATTATCCAAAAGATTAAACACGAAACAGGTGCTACACACATCTGTAAAATAGTATTTGGTCAGGAGACCAGTGAAGTCCCAGCTGGCGTTTTGAAAGTGTCCCTAACGTCTTCGTGTTTAGCGGGAAAGGCAGGAGAAAACCCGTCCTACGTGTTACCTGGTTGGTCAACACTGAGGAGCACCTGCGTGTCTCTGACCGCTCTGGTGTCAGAGCTGATGTTGCAGAAGctggtggagctgtggaggtcCTGCAGCAGCCCTGATGATGCGCCACAGCATCAAGACACGAGAGACAATGTCCTGAAG GCAAATCGACAAATCCACAGGTCCACCGACCTAAGCTCCGCCAAGGAAAACTCTGGACAAATGATCCCAAAGGACAGACCTGACTGA
- the mgat1a gene encoding LOW QUALITY PROTEIN: alpha-1,3-mannosyl-glycoprotein 2-beta-N-acetylglucosaminyltransferase a (The sequence of the model RefSeq protein was modified relative to this genomic sequence to represent the inferred CDS: inserted 2 bases in 2 codons): MLRKKGSVILCGTFLFITWNAILVLLLWGRSPLGQPGEPGREHREVAERPTNDMVGDVLRMADTFEAELERQKEILLQIKNQQALWEPANRNRPKVLVPRQPVIPILVIACNRVTVRRCLDXLLELRPSAELFPIIVSQDCGHAETAEVIRSYGSQVIHLKQPDLSDIAVRPEHKKFQGYYKISRHYRWALNQVFKTLSHSSVVIVEDDLEVAPDFFEYFRALLPVLKSDXQLWCVSAWNDNGRDGYVDPGKANLLYRTDFFPGLGWMLLGEVWEELEPKWPASFWDDWMRQPEQRRNRACIRPEISRTLTFGRKGVSQGQFYDKYLRYIKLNTEFVPFTKLDLSYLKEETYREDFEKEVYNAPMVTYEDVKHGQLKGPGPFPFRLQYSSKDSFKVLAKNLGIMDDLKSGVPRTGYRGIVSFISRGQRIYLAPPAGWTQYDSTWS; this comes from the exons ATGCTCCGCAAGAAAGGCTCTGTCATTCTTTGTGGTACGTTCCTGTTTATCACCTGGAATGCCATACTGGTGCTCCTGCTGTGGGGCAGATCCCCACTCGGCCAGCCGGGCGAACCTGGCCGGGAGCACAGAGAAGTGGCTGAAAGGCCCACCAATGATATGGTAGGAGATGTGCTCCGAATGGCAGACACATTTGAAGCGGAGCTTGAAAGGCAGAAAGAAATCCTGCTGCAGATCAAGAATCAGCAGGCACTGTGGGAGCCGGCAAACAGAAACAGACCGAAGGTTTTAGTCCCGCGTCAGCCCGTCATCCCTATCCTGGTAATCGCCTGTAACAGGGTCACCGTGAGGCGCTGCCTGG AACTCCTGGAGCTCCGTCCTTCAGCAGAGCTTTTCCCAATCATAGTGAGTCAGGACTGTGGACACGCCGAGACTGCCGAGGTGATCCGGTCTTATGGAAGTCAAGTTATTCACCTGAAACAGCCGGACTTGTCCGATATCGCTGTTCGACCAGAGCACAAGAAGTTTCAGGGTTACTACAAAATCTCCAGGCATTACCGCTGGGCTCTCAACCAAGTGTTCAAGACCCTCTCTCATTCCTCGGTTGTGATTGTGGAGGACGACCTGGAG GTGGCGCCAGACTTCTTTGAGTACTTCCGAGCCCTGCTGCCTGTCCTGAAATCGG CCCAGCTGTGGTGTGTTTCGGCCTGGAATGACAATGGCAGGGATGGTTATGTGGACCCAGGTAAGGCTAACCTGCTCTACAGGACAGACTTCTTTCCAGGTCTGGGGTGGATGCTCCTCGGGGAGGTGTGGGAGGAGCTGGAGCCAAAGTGGCCCGCTTCATTCTGGGACGACTGGATGCGTCAGCCAGAGCAGCGCCGCAACCGTGCCTGTATCCGCCCGGAGATCTCCCGAACTTTGACCTTTGGGCGGAAGGGAGTGAGTCAGGGTCAGTTTTATGACAAGTACCTGCGATACATTAAACTGAACACCGAATTTGTGCCTTTCACCAAGTTAGACCTGAGTTACTTGAAGGAGGAGACGTACAGAGAAGATTTTGAGAAGGAAGTTTACAACGCTCCCATGGTTACATATGAAGATGTTAAACACGGGCAGCTAAAAGGACCGGGCCCTTTCCCTTTCCGCCTTCAATATTCAAGTAAGGACAGTTTTAAAGTGCTGGCCAAAAACCTAGGAATCATGGATGACTTGAAGTCTGGAGTCCCGAGGACAGGATACAGGGGGATTGTCAGTTTCATCTCAAGAGGACAGAGAATCTACCTGGCTCCTCCTGCGGGATGGACCCAGTACGATTCCACCTGGAGCTGA
- the sh3bp5la gene encoding SH3-binding domain protein 5-like, a codes for MEPGDLRESPAGSGESDAGDWREVIPGGEEDEVKAAETNGPTLETTLRDTCEEGESEKQKGVGEKIHSPYEEELDPRIQEELEHLNEASAEINRLELQLDDARSGYRKILTESARKLNAQSSQLGGCIEKARPYYEARRLAKEAQQETQKAALSYERAVSMHTAAREMVYVAEQGLMADGKNTLDPTWQEMLNHATSKVNEAEEERLRSEREHMRVTHACQEAEARVQMLQKSLKRVIVKSKPYFELKAQFNHILEENKAKVLQLEQHVAKVKTRYSIALRNLEQISEQIHAQRGRDRAEGGRTTVCAGRSPPVGAESDTRVKKEGGACDGGATGTDRVDAAIDLEKYKEKENEKERERAGSDSLSVFSLQTIASDLEKYDSVEHLGDLSDVGSVTGDEGEKERVIDRRDKLVETTAKERQQQFYKQHHRSFSL; via the exons ATGGAGCCAGGCGACTTGCGAGAGAGCCCCGCCGGGTCCGGGGAGTCCGATGCGGGGGACTGGAGGGAGGTAATTCCCGGTGGAGAGGAGGACGAGGTCAAAGCAGCCGAAACTAACGGACCGACACTAGAGACGACGCTCAGGGACACCTGCGAGGAAGGTGAAAgcgaaaaacaaaaaggagtgGGAGAGAAAATACACAGCCCCTATGAGGAGGAGCTGGACCCCAGAATCCAG GAAGAGTTGGAGCATCTCAATGAGGCCAGTGCAGAAATCAACAGACTGGAGCTGCAGTTGGat GATGCCAGATCAGGATACCGCAAGATCCTCACAGAGTCGGCCCGGAAGCTGAATGCTCAGAGCTCTCAGCTTGGTGGCTGCATAGAGAAAGCAAGACCTTACTATGAAGCTCGTCGCCTGGCGAAAGAG GCTCAGCAGGAGACTCAGAAGGCAGCTTTAAGCTATGAGAGAGCGGTCTCTATGCACACAGCTGCCAGGGAGATGGTCTATGTGGCAGAGCAGGGTCTGATGGCCGACGGCAAAAACACCCTGGATCCAACCTGGCAGGAGATGCTCAATCATGCTACCTCCAAG GTAAACGAAGCTGAGGAGGAGCGACTCCGCAGTGAGAGAGAGCACATGCGCGTCACTCACGCCTGCCAGGAGGCCGAGGCTCGGGTGCAGATGCTGCAGAAGTCCCTCAAAAGAGTCATTGTGAAATCCAAACCCTACTTTGAGCTGAAGGCCCAGTTCAACCACATACTGGAG GAGAACAAGGCCAAAGTGCTGCAGCTGGAACAGCACGTAGCCAAAGTGAAGACCCGCTACTCCATCGCCCTACGCAACTTGGAACAAATCAGCGAGCAGATCCACGCTCAGCGGGGGAGGGATCGGGCCGAGGGAGGACGCACCACTGTCTGCGCCGGGCGGAGCCCCCCCGTTGGAGCCGAGTCTGACACCAGGGTTAAGAAAGAAGGTGGAGCCTGCGACGGTGGTGCAACGGGGACCGATCGAGTGGATGCGGCCATCGACCTGGAGAAATACAAGGAGAAGGAGAATGAAAAGGAGAGGGAGCGGGCGGGGTCGGATTCCCTTTCAGTCTTCAGCCTGCAGACCATCGCTTCCGACTTGGAGAAATATGACTCCGTCGAGCACCTCGGGGACCTCAGCGACGTAGGGAGCGTAACCGGGGatgagggggagaaagagagagtgataGATAGAAGAGACAAGCTGGTGGAAACGACCGCCAAAGAGCGGCAGCAGCAGTTCTACAAGCAGCATCACCGAAGCTTCAGCTTGTGA